The Glycine max cultivar Williams 82 chromosome 3, Glycine_max_v4.0, whole genome shotgun sequence sequence gggTTGGGGTATCCCTGCTAAATGTTCAGTTTGGAACCAAATGAACAGGAAATATAAGATTCATCTGGTGGTTGAGAAGAAGAACTTAAGGGTAAAAGGAGAATGAGGAGAGATTGCCGTTTCAAATGCTTCACAAACATTtggcaattaaaaaaaaaaaaaggaaccaaaTGAACAAGGGACATCTGAAATGCAGATTCCCCATTGAGACAAGTGCCAATAATACGATTTGGTTGGTCAATACAAGGAAATAACAAGCATTCTTCCAAGGTTCAAGACCAATCTAAGTCACAAAATCTCAAGCCttaacaaacaagcattgctaGAAACTTGATTCTTCAAGTACATGAACTTACATAAGTGCTTCATCCATGGGTTAAGTCGAGTAAGCCTCTTCTTAACATAAATCTCGAATATATTTAGAGTTAAACACAACGCAGCAATGAGTTCAGCACAAGTGGTTTCATTCATTAAAACCAACATGATTCTAAAGATGAAGGTGAAGAAATCTTATTAACTTAAACAGTAAGTAAAACTAAAACCATTGGGGCACAAGGTCTCAATTCAACACACATGATATTAAAATCCAAAGACTGATTACAGAGTTTAGTCACTCATGGCTGAGAGTGAAAAACTATAAGaacaaagaaaactaaaacattAGAATTACTACATTTTTGCTTACTCCGAATAAAACACATCAATACAAACTTTATCTAATTCAATTCAAATGTGTGACAGGGAAGCAAAAAggatattaaaatatatgaattatcaTAGCAGCTTTCACTATCATTGTGAGGTCCTGAAATTGTACTTCCATCACCTTGCAGTGGCAGAATTGTTTCGGTGTTGATCAATGCCAGTGACTTGTTTCACTTATCTTCTTatcgtattttttttgttaattcagCTTCTAGCATCATGTTAGGCCTATCCTCCTGTCACCAGTAACAGACTAACATGTAATTCGTGGCTAAGGTTCTACTATGTAGTGATGCAATCCGCAGGGACAGTGAATCCTTTACCACAACATGCAACTTTTATGCTATTAATATCAGTTGTTTGCCCATGGAAAAGAAATAATATCACTTTAAGAACCTGTGGTTAAATTTTGTACGAAATTATGTTAATACATAAGCACAACTAAACAACTTTTGAATCAATACTCCTTTGGTAGTGAATGTACGTACTTGCAATCAAATTGTGCGTCAGTGCAATATTTTCAGCTGGCTCAATAACTTTCACCGGCCATTTAATGAGGTAATGGTTAACTCATCATTTGAAGTCATTAGGTCTAGATTAAAGCTTAATTTTCCTTCATCCAAAGTCCTGCTTTGAAAGAAACCAAGCTCTTTTGGCTCAACCAGTTCCATCTCACTCCCTAACATTTGAATTACTGATGTCATGGTTGGTCTATCCCCAGGGTATTGTTGCAAGCACAAGAGACTAACATGGATGCATCGCAGTACTTCTGGGATAACACACGAGTCCTTTATGCTTGAGTCAATCAACTGTAAAGCATTTTTCTCTTTCCAAAGTGTCCATGCCTGAAacataaaagaagagaaaaaggttaattatttatgttcaaAGTCTGGCATAAATAAATAGTAAGTTTTTGAGTCTCACATAACCAACAAGGCTATTAGTCTGGTTTCCATCACAAAGagctttattttttatcccACATACAATCTCCAACAATAAAATGCCAAAGCTGAAAACGTCCGATTTGATTGAAAATAGTCCAGCAACAGCATATTCTGGGGCCATGTATCCACTACATGAAACAATTAGAGAAAACAATCAcgacacacacaaaaaaaaagtgtagtaATGTAGTATAGTAAGACAACACTCACTAAGTCCCAACTACTCTTTTTGTGTTTCCTTCAGTTTGGTCTCCTCCAAAAGCTCTTGCCGTTCCAAAATCTGATATTTTtggatttaaattttcatcaagTAAAACATTACTTGCTTTGAGATCTCTATGAATAATCCTTAATCGGGAATCTTGATGGAGATACAAAAGTCCTCTAGCAATTCCAAATATTACGTGGAAGCGCCGGGGCCAATCCAGTAATTTACCTTTCACTTgatctgttttttgtttttttgaaaagcaAATATGTTGTTTAGTATTTAGATATTCAAGATTAATAAGCCTCTAAATAAGAATTTAAGTAAAACAACATAAGTTCACCTAATATAGGCAGGCATTATTCATATGACATACCAAAAATGAAGGTGTCTAGGCTGCCATTAACCATGTATTcatatattagtaatttttcttgttcttgaaaGCAACAGCCAAGGAGCTTTACAAGATTTCGGTGTTGAAGCTTTGCAATCAGTTTTACTTCTGTTGTGAACTCATTTATTCCTTGTCCGGAGCTAGTTGATAGTCTCTTGACAGCAATTTGTCGCCTATCCACTAATTCTCCCTGCATAATTGCATTCATTCGAGAATATGTTTTCTATAACAACAAATCAAACAATGGCACATCCAGGGTTACTTATCTGTTAAGTTCTTAAATATTGAATTACCTTATATACAGGTCCAAAACCACCTTGTCCAATCTTATTATTCAACGAAAAATTGTTGGTGGCAGTAATGATAGTTAGCAGATCAAACAATGGCACATCCATGTCATCAATGTGACTTTCAATGTTCTCTTTTGTCTTTGACTTATCTAGACAAGGAAGAAAGGAATAAAGCAGTCAACGATATAATGAAACATGAGGAGGGATTGGAAGAGGTTAAATCTGCAATATTCAATTAgagaaggaaacaaaaaaatatattgtgtgCACTCAATTTCTTTAATATGTAGCAAGTTGAAACTCCGATCATTAAACCAATATGAGGTTCATGGCTATGCTAAAAGGCCACCTGGCCTCAAATTCCCCGTTAAGGTATGACTACACTACAGGTGCTTCCTGATAATTTTAAGCATttccaattttcaattttacaacttctctctctctctctctctctctctctctctctctctctctctctatatatatatatatatatatatatatatataaagagaaagagatagAGAGCTATCGTGATTTTAGTGACAAAAAGTTATGTTCCTTCTGACTCTGTATAtgacaaaaatgtaaaataaaagtatCCCACTAATTGTGATAGCAATTAGTTTTTGTTGTGTCCATGTCGGGGCAGAGATCTTCATGGTTTATTTTCATCAAACACAAAATCAATCTTATTATTTGTAACAAAGCAAGCAATGAGAGATCTAGATCATGCACACAACTTTCATGACTTCTCTGGGAAAATAAATCATagtattttgtgagtttttttttttatgcctcAACATTGTTAAACCTCAAAAACTATGAAATTCTGTCCAAGAGACACAGAACAGAACCCTGCTATAAGGCCACTAAACCTAGATTTCAAAGGATACTCTAAAAGACTAGTAACAGCATTTGTCAAGGGTATTGACGACTAGCAGAATTtccatttaaaatatgatatatatagaACTAGTCACCCATATTTTTAAGGAAATGTGAGAAAAATTTTACCGGCAAATTTCCTTCTGCAGACGAAATAAATAGCAAGCGTCACTACTAAAGTTGCAGCAACGGAGgttacaattattattttagagttCCTCTTGTGCCTGATAGACTCTTCATGGTTGAATTTGATCAAGCAAAACAACAATGGTTAAATTCCATATTGAAGGACCAAGCTTATATTCTCAAAACATGATTGAAATTCTGGTGAGAAGAATAATAAAAGGATTAATTGGAAaagttaaaaaagtatttaccTAATTCTGACGCAGGCAACCTTATATATAGACTCTGCCCATTCTCTGGAACTGGATACAGTTTGATGTCAAATAAATCACCAAACCACATAACACAGCCACTGCCTGCTCCACTTATATTTGAATTGGTATATGCCATGCAGGAACAATTATTCAAGCACTTGGTTCTGCATTGTTTTAGATCAATGGTCTCATCCACAAATGTATCTTTAGTATCCGGCACTTTCAAGCCATCCACAGGTACAAACCCATCACTGAGCTTATCTCGGCAGCTAAGTGGATGTTTCTGGACACATCCTTCAGACCAGTCCATTGAGTTCCATTCCTCAGGAGACTTAGGCTTGAACCCATTTAAACATTGACACATTGGTAATGCAGAAGTGGTGCAATATGTATTGGCTCCACAAAATCCATAATGGTCACAGTTGTCTTGTGGCATCGTTGAATATAAAA is a genomic window containing:
- the LOC100807167 gene encoding G-type lectin S-receptor-like serine/threonine-protein kinase At4g27290 isoform X3, with product MKIVLFSALLMPFYWLCLSETSSITQSQPLSYGKTLVSPSGIFELGFFNLGNPNKIYLGIWYKNIPLQNMVWVANSSIPIKDSSPILKLDSSGNLVLTHNNTIVWSTSSPERVWNPVAELLDSGNLVIRDENGAKEDAYLWQSFDYPSNTMLPGMKLGWDLKRNLSTCLVAWKSDDDPNQGDLSLGITLHPYPEVYMMNGTKKYYRLGPWNGLRFSGMPLMKPNNPIYHYEFVSNQEEVYYRWSLKQTGSISKVVLNQATLERRLYVWSGKSWILYSTMPQDNCDHYGFCGANTYCTTSALPMCQCLNGFKPKSPEEWNSMDWSEGCVQKHPLSCRDKLSDGFVPVDGLKVPDTKDTFVDETIDLKQCRTKCLNNCSCMAYTNSNISGAGSGCVMWFGDLFDIKLYPVPENGQSLYIRLPASELESIRHKRNSKIIIVTSVAATLVVTLAIYFVCRRKFADKSKTKENIESHIDDMDVPLFDLLTIITATNNFSLNNKIGQGGFGPVYKGELVDRRQIAVKRLSTSSGQGINEFTTEVKLIAKLQHRNLVKLLGCCFQEQEKLLIYEYMVNGSLDTFIFDQVKGKLLDWPRRFHVIFGIARGLLYLHQDSRLRIIHRDLKASNVLLDENLNPKISDFGTARAFGGDQTEGNTKRVVGTYGYMAPEYAVAGLFSIKSDVFSFGILLLEIVCGIKNKALCDGNQTNSLVGYAWTLWKEKNALQLIDSSIKDSCVIPEVLRCIHVSLLCLQQYPGDRPTMTSVIQMLGSEMELVEPKELGFFQSRTLDEGKLSFNLDLMTSNDELTITSLNGR
- the LOC100807167 gene encoding G-type lectin S-receptor-like serine/threonine-protein kinase At4g27290 isoform X2; this translates as MKIVLFSALLMPFYWLCLSAETSSITQSQPLSYGKTLVSPSGIFELGFFNLGNPNKIYLGIWYKNIPLQNMVWVANSSIPIKDSSPILKLDSSGNLVLTHNNTIVWSTSSPERVWNPVAELLDSGNLVIRDENGAKEDAYLWQSFDYPSNTMLPGMKLGWDLKRNLSTCLVAWKSDDDPNQGDLSLGITLHPYPEVYMMNGTKKYYRLGPWNGLRFSGMPLMKPNNPIYHYEFVSNQEEVYYRWSLKQTGSISKVVLNQATLERRLYVWSGKSWILYSTMPQDNCDHYGFCGANTYCTTSALPMCQCLNGFKPKSPEEWNSMDWSEGCVQKHPLSCRDKLSDGFVPVDGLKVPDTKDTFVDETIDLKQCRTKCLNNCSCMAYTNSNISGAGSGCVMWFGDLFDIKLYPVPENGQSLYIRLPASELESIRHKRNSKIIIVTSVAATLVVTLAIYFVCRRKFADKSKTKENIESHIDDMDVPLFDLLTIITATNNFSLNNKIGQGGFGPVYKGELVDRRQIAVKRLSTSSGQGINEFTTEVKLIAKLQHRNLVKLLGCCFQEQEKLLIYEYMVNGSLDTFIFDQVKGKLLDWPRRFHVIFGIARGLLYLHQDSRLRIIHRDLKASNVLLDENLNPKISDFGTARAFGGDQTEGNTKRVVGTYGYMAPEYAVAGLFSIKSDVFSFGILLLEIVCGIKNKALCDGNQTNSLVGYAWTLWKEKNALQLIDSSIKDSCVIPEVLRCIHVSLLCLQQYPGDRPTMTSVIQMLGSEMELVEPKELGFFQSRTLDEGKLSFNLDLMTSNDELTITSLNGR
- the LOC100807167 gene encoding G-type lectin S-receptor-like serine/threonine-protein kinase At4g27290 isoform X1, producing MKFILFLMSIIVYILFFSSLIVFTAAETSSITQSQPLSYGKTLVSPSGIFELGFFNLGNPNKIYLGIWYKNIPLQNMVWVANSSIPIKDSSPILKLDSSGNLVLTHNNTIVWSTSSPERVWNPVAELLDSGNLVIRDENGAKEDAYLWQSFDYPSNTMLPGMKLGWDLKRNLSTCLVAWKSDDDPNQGDLSLGITLHPYPEVYMMNGTKKYYRLGPWNGLRFSGMPLMKPNNPIYHYEFVSNQEEVYYRWSLKQTGSISKVVLNQATLERRLYVWSGKSWILYSTMPQDNCDHYGFCGANTYCTTSALPMCQCLNGFKPKSPEEWNSMDWSEGCVQKHPLSCRDKLSDGFVPVDGLKVPDTKDTFVDETIDLKQCRTKCLNNCSCMAYTNSNISGAGSGCVMWFGDLFDIKLYPVPENGQSLYIRLPASELESIRHKRNSKIIIVTSVAATLVVTLAIYFVCRRKFADKSKTKENIESHIDDMDVPLFDLLTIITATNNFSLNNKIGQGGFGPVYKGELVDRRQIAVKRLSTSSGQGINEFTTEVKLIAKLQHRNLVKLLGCCFQEQEKLLIYEYMVNGSLDTFIFDQVKGKLLDWPRRFHVIFGIARGLLYLHQDSRLRIIHRDLKASNVLLDENLNPKISDFGTARAFGGDQTEGNTKRVVGTYGYMAPEYAVAGLFSIKSDVFSFGILLLEIVCGIKNKALCDGNQTNSLVGYAWTLWKEKNALQLIDSSIKDSCVIPEVLRCIHVSLLCLQQYPGDRPTMTSVIQMLGSEMELVEPKELGFFQSRTLDEGKLSFNLDLMTSNDELTITSLNGR